A region from the Melanotaenia boesemani isolate fMelBoe1 chromosome 11, fMelBoe1.pri, whole genome shotgun sequence genome encodes:
- the LOC121648826 gene encoding nuclear factor 7, brain-like encodes MAEKPLKNFLSCHVCSETFRDPVSLSCNHNFCSSCLQKFWEQAGNKNCPICKRKSSKDQPDINFGLKELADSFAGRQKSGSCETEKEVKTLTVCTKHPEETKLFCKDEQRAVCPVCEFSLHQHHKVVPIEQAVSGLKEQLKCDLKSLQDKRNTYKQVEETYNDVIQHSNKQLLSTEKQIRAEFNKLQQFLKEEEESRLAALREEEEQKRKTISREMKKIQDHISSLSDSICAVEEDLQKDNVPFLSSYKATQSRSRTQCSLSDPQLVSGALIDVAKHLGNLSFRVWEKMKEKVHFSPVILDPNTADPCLYLSDDLTSVRHGDKKKLPDNPERNTKYPTVFGSEGFSSGKHSWEVEVGDLPGWLVGLVKESVDRKGERYASPKYGIWCLLCSDGKYTDGVCETVTVKKSLQRIRVQLDYDRGEVSFYNPEDMTHIYTHRDTFTEKLFPYFYVGKAGEGKTSDIKICQTLVSLRFSEK; translated from the coding sequence ATGGCTGAAAAACCTCTTAAAAACTTCCTGAGCTGCCATGTGTGTTCAGAGACTTTCAGAGATCCTGTGTCTCTGAGCTGCAACCACAACTTCTGTTCAAGCTGCCTGCAGAAATTCTGGGAACAAGCTGGAAACAAAAACTGTcccatttgtaaaagaaaatcatccaAGGACCAACCAGACATTAACTTTGGATTAAAGGAACTGGCTGATTCTTTTGCTGGAAGACAGAAATCTGGAtcatgtgaaacagaaaaagaagtaaagacaTTGACTGTGTGTACTAAACATCCAGAAGAGACTAAATTGTTCTGTAAAGATGAGCAGAGAGCTGTGTGTCCTGTCTGTGAGTTTTCTCTCCACCAGCATCACAAAGTGGTTCCTATAGAACAAGCAGTCAGTGGCCTGAAGgagcagctgaaatgtgacttaaAGTCTCTGCAGGACAAGAGGAACACATACAAACAAGTGGAGGAAACATACAATGATGTGATTCAACACTCCAACAAGCAGCTGTTGTCCACAGAGAAGCAGATCAGAGCAGAgttcaacaagctgcagcagttcctgaaagaggaagaggagtccAGACTGGCAGCtctgagggaggaagaggagcagaagaggaagactatcagcagagagatgaagaagaTTCAGGATCACATCTCCTCTCTGTCAGACAGCATCTGTGCTGTTGAAGAAGACCTGCAGAAAGACAACGTGCCATTTCTCAGCAGTTATAAAGCCACTCAGAGCAGAAGCAGAACCCAGTGCTCACTGTCAGATCCACAGCTGGTCTCAGGAGCCCtgatagatgtggccaaacacCTGGGCAACCTGTCCTTCAGAGTCTgggagaagatgaaggagaaggTCCACTTCAGTCCCGTCATTCTGGACCCAAACACTGCAGACCCGTGTCTCTATCTGTCTGATGATCTGACCAGTGTGAGACATGGAGACAAAAAGAAGCTTCCTGATAATCcagagagaaacacaaagtACCCCACTGTGTTTGGCTCTGAGGGCTTCAGCTCAGGGAAACACAGctgggaggtggaggtgggagatCTTCCTGGCTGGCTGGTGGGTTTGGTTAAAGAGTCTGTTGACAGGAAGGGAGAGAGATATGCTTCACCAAAATATGGAATCTGGTGTTTATTGTGCAGTGATGGAAAATACACTGATGGTGTTTGTGAGACTGTCACAGTGAAGAAGAGTCTCCAGAGGATCAGAGTCCAGCTGGACTATGACAGGGGGGAGGTGTCCTTCTACAACCCTGAAGACATGACTCACATCTACACTCACAGAGACACTTTTACTGAGAAACTCTTCCCATATTTCTATGTTGGAAAAGCTGGAGAAGGAAAAACCTCTGATATCAAAATCTGTCAAACTCTTGTTTCTCtgagattttcagaaaaatga